A window of Methylomonas sp. 11b genomic DNA:
CATCCTGCGGCGCGGCCGCAGCTACGGCAATTTTCTGGAAAACCCGGCAAAAGACGACGGCAAAGAGCGCGGCTTGTTGTTCATCTGCTTGAACGCGAATATCGAGCGCCAGTTCGAATTTGTGCAACACACCTGGATCAACAGTGTCAAATTCGCCGGTTTGTACGATGAAGACGATCCGTTGATCGGCAGCGGCGTAGCGGAGAATCGCAATTTCACCATTCAGGATGAACCATTGCGGCGGCGGGTTTGCGGGTTTCAGCAGTTTGTCACCACGCGGGGCGGGAGTTATTTCTTTTTGCCTAGTTTGAGTGCGCTGGGGTTGCTGGGGAGTTCCTGATTGAACATTTTGAAGTAAGCATTTCCCGCTGGATAAGCTTGACGAAAGTAGCGCAGGCTCCTTTCGTCAAGCTGCGGCAACGATGCCAAAGCGTTGCGGCTCCCACGCCCCCTTCTCCTCAACCTTTGGGTGCAACATACCTAAATTCTCGGAGCAATTGGCCATTTAAACTTTTCAGTTTTGCCTCATGGCAAACTCTAGACGCTTCTTCTATGCTTAAAATCAATGATTAACGGCCTGGAGGAGTTGATGAGCATCAAGAATTGGCCTGCGGACGAACGACCCCGCGAAAAACTGTTGCAACGCGGCGCCACCGCGCTGACTGACGCCGAGCTGTTGGCGATTTTTCTGCGCACCGGCACGCCCGGCAAATCGGCGGTGGATATGGCCCGCGACTTACTGAGCGAATACGGTTCCTTACAGGCTTTGCTCGGCGCCGATCAACACCGCTTCTGCCAAAGCAACGGTTTGGGCGATGCGAAATACGCCCAGTTACAAGCGGTTTTGGAAATGGCCCGCCGCCATTTTGCCGAGATCCTGCAACGCGGCAACGCCTTGACCAGCCCGGACATCACCCGCGCCTATCTCAGCGCCCAATTACGCAGCTACAGTTTCGAAGTGTTCGCCTGCCTGTTTCTGGACAATCAGCATCGGGTGATTCAGTGGGAAGAATTATTTCGCGGCACCATAGACGGTGCCAGCGTTTATCCGCGCGAAGTGGCGAAACGGGCCTT
This region includes:
- the radC gene encoding RadC family protein; protein product: MSIKNWPADERPREKLLQRGATALTDAELLAIFLRTGTPGKSAVDMARDLLSEYGSLQALLGADQHRFCQSNGLGDAKYAQLQAVLEMARRHFAEILQRGNALTSPDITRAYLSAQLRSYSFEVFACLFLDNQHRVIQWEELFRGTIDGASVYPREVAKRALFHHAAAVIFAHNHPSGINEPSQADRQITDKLKQALGLFDIRVLDHFIVGDGQPFSFAEHGLL